One Serratia liquefaciens genomic window, CGCCGAACTTATGTATCAAATAGAAGGTGTAATAGCTGCTAATGCTCGCCAGGTAGAAGTATTTGGAGAAAATCAGTATCAACAGGATGCCGAGAGCATAGGTTACGGTACGTTTTGGCAGCGGTTTCATCATTGAGGCGGCTTTTGGCTGACCTTTTGTTGCCCGGTGCTGTTGCTGGTACCACTTGCTGACTTGCAGTAACACCACGATAGCCAGCAGCGCGGCCAGTGAGAACCAGGCCACGTTACCTTTGCCATAAGGCGCAATAATCAGTGCCGCCAACAGGGGGCCGAGGGAGCTGCCAAAGTTACCGCCGACCTGGAACAGCGACTGCGCCAGGCCGTGTCGCCCGCCGGAGGCCATACGTGCGACACGGGAGGATTCAGGGTGGAATACCGAGGAACCGGTGCCGACCAGCGCCGCCGCCAGCAACACCAGCGGGAAAGTATTGGCTACCGACAGCAGCAGCAGTCCGCACAGGGTAAAGCCCATGCCGATCGGCAGCGAATAGGGCTGCGGGTGCTTATCCGTGTAGTGCCCGATTAGCGGCTGCAATAAGGACGCCGTGAGCTGATAGGTCAGAGTAATCATGCCGATTTGCACGAAGCTGAGGCTGAAGTCAGCCTGCAGGATCGGGTAAATCGCCAGGATCAGCGATTGAATCATGTCGTTAAGCAGGTGAGAGACGCTGATGGCCCCGAGAATCGAGAATGCAGTCCCTTTAACCGCGCTGCCCTTGGCCGGTGGCATGGCAGTATCGCTACGGTCGGTCATTTTATTATTAGCCTGGTAAGTTTTAGAGGACAGAGCAGATATCTTAGCAACTTGCTCAATATTTGCCATATCCGACATAATTTGACGCACATCGCAAAAATTTGAAATCAAAGGCCTTTGTTTCGCGCTACAATTTCGGCCATCTCAAAAAAACGTTAATGATCATATGGAGCTCCGCCATGCGCTTTTCGTTAAAAACCACCGCATGCGCTCTGGCCGTATCCCTGACTTTTCTGTCGGGAGCCGCCAACGCCTGGGAAAAGGATAAGACCTACGACATCACCATTCTGCACACCAACGATCATCACGGTCATTTCTGGCAGAACGATCATGGCGAATATGGTTTGGGCGCACAGAAAACGCTGGTGGACAGCATCCGTCAAGAAGTTGCGGCGCAGGGCGGTAGCCTGCTGCTGCTGTCGGGCGGCGACATTAATACCGGCGTGCCGGAATCCGATCTGCAAGATGCCGAGCCGGATTTTCGCGGTATGAATCTGGTGGGTTACGACGCAATGGCGATCGGCAACCATGAATTCGACAACCCGCTCAGCGTGCTGCGCCAGCAGGAAAAATGGGCCACTTTCCCGCTGCTGTCGGCCAACATTTATCAAAAAAGCACCCAGCAGCGTTTGTTCAAGCCCTATGCCTTGTTTGACAAGCAGGGGATCAAGATTGCGGTCATCGGCCTGACGACGGATGACACGGCCAAGATTGGCAACCCGGAATATTTTACCGATATCGAGTTCCGCGTCCCGGCACAGGAAGCCAAACAGGTGGTGGAGCAATTGCGTAAGGACGAAAAGCCGGACGTGATCATCGCCGCAACGCACATGGGCCATTACGATGACGGCAATCACGGCTCCAACGCGCCGGGTGATGTAGAGATGGCGCGCAGCCTGCCTGCCGGCTACCTGGACATGATCGTCGGTGGCCATTCGCAGGATCCGGTCTGTATGGCCGGCGAGAATCACAAACAGGTGGATTATGTGCCGGGCACGCCGTGCTCGCCGGATCGGCAGAACGGAATCTGGATCGTGCAGGCGCACGAGTGGGGCAAGTACGTGGGGCGTGCCGATTTCCAGTTCCGTAATGGCGAACTCAAGCTGGTGCATTATCAACTGATCCCGGTCAACCTGAAGAAGAAGGTGGAAAAAGCCGACGGTACCAGCGAGCGCGTCTATTACACTCAGCAGATCGCGGAAGACGCTTCAATGATGAAGCTGCTGACACCGTTCCAGGAAAAGGGCAAGGCGCAGTTGGACGTCAAGATTGGCAGCGTGAACGGCAAGCTGGAAGGCGATCGCAGCAAGGTGCGCTTCGTGCAGACCAACCTGTCGCGCGTCTTGTTGGCAGCGCAGATGGAACGTGCCGAGGCGGACTTCGCGGTGATGAGCGGGGGCGGGGTACGTGACTCGATTGAGGGCGGCGATATCACCTACAAAAACGTGCTGAAAGTGCAGCCGTTCGGCAACACGCTGGTCTACGTCGAGATGAAAGGCAGCGACGTGGAAAAATACCTGGCGGTAGTGGCCAATATGAAGGTGGATTCCGGTGCCTATGCGCAATTTGCCAACGTTAGCCTGACGGCGGACGGCAAGGGCGTCAGCAACGTCAAAATCAAGGGTGAACCGCTGCAGGCGGATAAAATCTACCGTATGGCGACCTTGAACTTCAATGCGCTGGGCGGCGACGGCTATCCGAAGCTGGACACTCTGCCAAGCTACGTCAACACCGGTTTTATCGATGCTGAAGTGCTGAAGCAATACATCGAGAAGCACTCTCCGTTGGACGCCGCGGCCTATGAGCCGAAGGGTGAGATTGTTTATCAGTAATCTTCCGGCGGCTTTTACCGGTTAAAAGCCGCCGTTTATCTTCCCCCGCAGTGCCAGGCCTCTGAATAAAAGCACTCTAATATTATTAATTTCAATATTGTTTTCCTTGTCTTGCATAGTTGTATTTCTATTTTCTTTGTCTATACCTTTAGGGTTAATGATTTTATTTTTCTTAAATCATAATTTTCCAGGGGGAAAAACTCAGCGAAATTATCGTGATTAAAAAGGAAAATAAATGCACAGGACAATGATACTTTTATATGGCGTATTCGGCTATTTAGGCGGATTGGTCGG contains:
- a CDS encoding MFS transporter; this encodes MTDRSDTAMPPAKGSAVKGTAFSILGAISVSHLLNDMIQSLILAIYPILQADFSLSFVQIGMITLTYQLTASLLQPLIGHYTDKHPQPYSLPIGMGFTLCGLLLLSVANTFPLVLLAAALVGTGSSVFHPESSRVARMASGGRHGLAQSLFQVGGNFGSSLGPLLAALIIAPYGKGNVAWFSLAALLAIVVLLQVSKWYQQQHRATKGQPKAASMMKPLPKRTVTYALGILLILIFSKYFYLASISSYYTFYLIHKFGVSVQNAQLHLFAFLFAVAAGTIIGGPLGDKIGRKYVIWGSILGAAPFTLVLPYASLYWTGILTVIIGVILASAFSAILVYAQELIPGKVGMVSGLFFGFAFGMGGLGAAVLGYVADLTSIELVYQICAFLPLIGIITALLPNMDHNSQ
- the ushA gene encoding bifunctional UDP-sugar hydrolase/5'-nucleotidase UshA, giving the protein MRFSLKTTACALAVSLTFLSGAANAWEKDKTYDITILHTNDHHGHFWQNDHGEYGLGAQKTLVDSIRQEVAAQGGSLLLLSGGDINTGVPESDLQDAEPDFRGMNLVGYDAMAIGNHEFDNPLSVLRQQEKWATFPLLSANIYQKSTQQRLFKPYALFDKQGIKIAVIGLTTDDTAKIGNPEYFTDIEFRVPAQEAKQVVEQLRKDEKPDVIIAATHMGHYDDGNHGSNAPGDVEMARSLPAGYLDMIVGGHSQDPVCMAGENHKQVDYVPGTPCSPDRQNGIWIVQAHEWGKYVGRADFQFRNGELKLVHYQLIPVNLKKKVEKADGTSERVYYTQQIAEDASMMKLLTPFQEKGKAQLDVKIGSVNGKLEGDRSKVRFVQTNLSRVLLAAQMERAEADFAVMSGGGVRDSIEGGDITYKNVLKVQPFGNTLVYVEMKGSDVEKYLAVVANMKVDSGAYAQFANVSLTADGKGVSNVKIKGEPLQADKIYRMATLNFNALGGDGYPKLDTLPSYVNTGFIDAEVLKQYIEKHSPLDAAAYEPKGEIVYQ